From Candidatus Cloacimonas sp., one genomic window encodes:
- a CDS encoding T9SS type A sorting domain-containing protein, which produces MKHYIILILLLAVVLLFGQTKPSEAKSVNYETHNAGLLSLNVYNNGSLSNLHNPYSGMNLMSQSGQWISAKKYRRNNVNQLLYWLSPIPGPGNDQMVTENDPLWNPNLLVVTDTLSTVAYDGDYDLTEFLPAYNCLSQFNPTVQYDIYNEEDRVLNSILGYPAPSEFQIPDPLGTYCFSIPQQTSFTTPGFETLSAYYYDYCPFGTVGERDWGSNSIYNQHISLGLAIHRESFSWPLQNYADAIIIRNTIINTNEVDTLFDLAISEFIDCDIYPEGQSANGYKDDVSGYVMGNYEFAYSRDWDGDNGSSSLMLGSKLIIPEFNAKHSCWYWRMGQGPDDSNPRNLNPTKRTANEKYYLATGRNPDSTYNLLLRYPQTGTDYYEQPVGNDTRFLNCLYGTQPSEIEFPEGRLCLAPSESLVYYSVYFTGTSLDELRTRCLFWENFINNDFNLGDVAQTPCLPYLYRITPSETTGFNLFWTSYSAPDNFIVKYKLVDSPSDWEEISLPGNAHNYTISAINPQDWYEVKLASVYNSGVDEIYLESRSQTVNYTQMVDISDEVQIPLLALYNYPNPFNPETHIQFSLSEPSEVSVDIYNLKGQRVKTLFQGFAESGMHTVLWNGKDNNNYDCASGVYFYKLQTKDKTLVRKMLMLK; this is translated from the coding sequence ATGAAGCACTATATAATCTTGATCCTACTTCTTGCCGTTGTCCTTTTGTTTGGCCAAACCAAACCCTCAGAGGCAAAAAGCGTAAATTATGAAACCCATAATGCCGGCTTACTTTCACTTAATGTTTATAATAATGGATCTCTCTCAAATTTGCATAATCCTTATTCTGGAATGAATTTAATGTCTCAAAGCGGGCAGTGGATTTCTGCCAAAAAATATCGCAGAAATAATGTCAATCAATTATTGTATTGGCTTTCCCCCATACCCGGTCCTGGAAATGATCAAATGGTTACGGAAAATGATCCTCTTTGGAATCCAAATTTGCTGGTAGTTACAGATACACTTTCCACAGTTGCTTATGACGGCGATTACGATTTAACGGAGTTTCTACCTGCTTATAATTGCCTGAGCCAGTTTAATCCGACAGTGCAATATGATATATATAATGAAGAAGATAGGGTTTTAAATTCTATCTTAGGTTATCCGGCTCCCTCTGAATTTCAAATTCCCGATCCTTTAGGAACTTATTGTTTCAGTATTCCGCAACAGACCTCTTTTACTACTCCCGGTTTTGAAACCCTTTCTGCTTATTATTATGATTATTGTCCTTTTGGAACTGTAGGAGAAAGGGATTGGGGCTCTAATTCCATTTATAATCAACATATTTCTTTGGGTCTTGCCATTCACAGGGAAAGTTTTTCCTGGCCCCTGCAAAATTATGCCGATGCCATCATTATTCGCAATACTATTATCAATACAAATGAAGTTGATACTTTATTTGATTTGGCTATATCCGAATTTATAGATTGTGATATTTATCCTGAAGGACAAAGTGCAAACGGATATAAGGATGATGTTTCGGGCTATGTGATGGGAAACTATGAATTTGCTTACAGTCGTGACTGGGATGGAGATAATGGTTCCAGTTCATTAATGTTGGGATCCAAATTAATTATTCCCGAATTTAATGCTAAACATAGCTGTTGGTATTGGAGAATGGGACAAGGTCCTGATGATTCAAATCCCCGTAATCTGAATCCGACCAAAAGAACAGCAAATGAAAAATACTATCTGGCTACAGGTAGAAACCCCGATTCAACTTATAATCTTTTGTTGCGTTATCCCCAAACAGGAACTGATTATTATGAACAACCTGTCGGAAATGATACCAGGTTTTTAAATTGCCTCTATGGAACTCAACCTTCTGAGATAGAATTTCCGGAAGGAAGATTGTGTCTTGCTCCTTCCGAGAGTTTGGTTTATTATTCTGTATATTTCACAGGGACATCTTTGGATGAATTGAGAACCCGCTGCCTGTTTTGGGAAAATTTTATCAATAACGATTTTAATCTTGGTGATGTTGCTCAAACACCTTGTCTGCCTTATCTGTATAGAATTACTCCTTCAGAAACAACGGGATTTAACTTATTCTGGACTTCATACAGTGCACCTGATAATTTTATCGTGAAATATAAACTTGTGGATAGCCCTTCCGATTGGGAGGAAATTTCACTACCTGGAAATGCTCATAACTATACAATCTCCGCTATCAACCCTCAGGACTGGTATGAAGTAAAACTTGCCTCCGTTTATAACTCCGGTGTTGATGAGATATACTTGGAAAGCAGATCCCAAACTGTTAATTACACTCAGATGGTGGATATTTCAGATGAAGTCCAAATTCCTCTTTTGGCTTTGTATAATTATCCCAATCCTTTTAATCCGGAAACCCATATTCAATTCTCGCTTAGCGAACCCTCAGAGGTATCCGTTGATATATATAACCTAAAAGGACAAAGGGTTAAAACTCTATTTCAAGGATTTGCCGAAAGTGGTATGCACACTGTCCTTTGGAACGGAAAAGACAATAACAATTATGATTGTGCCAGTGGCGTCTATTTTTATAAACTGCAAACAAAGGACAAAACCTTGGTTAGAAAAATGCTAATGCTAAAATAA
- the gltX gene encoding glutamate--tRNA ligase, translating to MKEIRVRFAPSPTGYLHIGGLRTALYNYLFAHKEKGTFILRIEDTDKSRQVPGAIENLINTLNALGLNYDEGPGKEGKFAPYIQSERLSLYQEQAQRLLDSGIAYPCFCSPETLTKMREEQQSKGEFVKYDRRCLSLTKSEIEQKIAAGEKYVIRLKMPDNRKFQFNDLIRGEVEMDSNQSDDQVLLKSDGFPTYHLAAVVDDHFMQISHIIRGEEWLSSTPKHIYLYECLGWECPEWVHLPLILNPDRTKLSKRMNDVSVDSYLAKGYLKEALINFVALLGWHPSDDRELFTLDELCNVFSLEKVNKAGAIFDLTKLDWMNGQYLHSLPVEDIAMRCKPFFLEKGYDLSDENKYQLAIAVARERCTLLNEIVDYCRIFYQPEELKDEDVKTLLTPDAQKVLAWFSQNLSSLALWDMDSIQQLINKGIAELGLKGKAYYTPIRLALIHQQHGPELNATIAILGKEEALKRIQQFLTK from the coding sequence ATGAAAGAAATCCGTGTTCGTTTTGCCCCCAGCCCAACTGGTTATTTACATATAGGTGGTTTAAGAACTGCCCTATATAATTACCTCTTTGCCCATAAAGAAAAGGGAACATTTATTTTACGCATAGAAGACACAGATAAAAGCAGACAAGTTCCGGGAGCGATTGAGAACTTGATTAACACTTTGAATGCCTTAGGATTAAATTACGATGAAGGGCCTGGAAAAGAAGGCAAATTTGCCCCCTATATTCAATCCGAACGCTTATCTTTATATCAAGAACAAGCACAGCGTTTATTAGATTCAGGGATTGCTTATCCTTGTTTTTGTTCCCCTGAGACCTTAACTAAAATGCGCGAAGAACAACAATCTAAAGGTGAATTTGTAAAATATGACCGCCGCTGTTTATCCTTAACTAAATCCGAAATAGAACAAAAAATAGCCGCCGGAGAAAAGTATGTTATTCGGTTAAAAATGCCTGATAATCGCAAATTTCAATTCAATGATCTGATTCGCGGTGAAGTGGAAATGGATTCCAACCAGTCCGACGATCAGGTCTTACTAAAAAGTGACGGTTTTCCAACCTATCATTTGGCAGCTGTGGTAGATGATCATTTTATGCAAATTTCTCATATAATCCGAGGAGAAGAATGGCTTTCCAGCACTCCCAAACATATTTATTTGTATGAATGTTTGGGCTGGGAATGTCCTGAATGGGTGCATCTTCCTTTAATTCTAAATCCTGACCGCACAAAATTGAGTAAAAGGATGAATGATGTATCCGTAGATAGCTATTTAGCAAAGGGTTATCTGAAAGAAGCACTAATCAATTTTGTTGCCTTACTGGGTTGGCATCCTTCTGATGACCGCGAACTTTTTACCCTTGATGAACTTTGCAATGTCTTTTCCTTGGAAAAAGTAAATAAGGCGGGAGCCATATTTGATTTAACCAAGCTGGATTGGATGAACGGACAATATTTACATTCACTCCCTGTAGAAGATATAGCTATGCGTTGTAAACCCTTTTTTTTAGAAAAGGGATATGATCTTAGCGATGAAAATAAATACCAGCTTGCTATTGCCGTAGCTCGCGAAAGATGCACTTTACTAAACGAAATTGTAGATTATTGCAGAATTTTTTATCAACCTGAGGAGTTAAAGGATGAAGATGTAAAAACATTATTAACTCCGGATGCTCAAAAAGTTCTTGCTTGGTTTTCTCAAAACCTTTCCTCCCTTGCATTATGGGATATGGATTCAATTCAACAGCTTATCAATAAAGGAATTGCCGAACTCGGATTGAAAGGAAAAGCATATTATACGCCTATTCGTTTGGCATTAATTCATCAACAGCATGGGCCTGAGTTGAATGCCACAATTGCCATTTTGGGAAAGGAAGAAGCTCTTAAAAGGATACAACAATTTTTAACCAAATGA